The window CTTGGCGCTGGTGAGGATGTCCGGAGTCACGCCGTAATGCTGGTAGGCGAACAGGTGGCCGGTACGGCCCATGCCGGTCTGCACTTCGTCGAACACCAGCAACGCGTTGTTCGCGTCGCACAGTTCACGGGCACCTTGCAGGTAAGCCAGTTCGGCCGGCAGTACGCCGCCCTCGCCCTGGATCGGCTCCAGAACCACTGCGCAAGTCTTGTCGGAAACGGCGGCTTTCAGTGCTGCCAGATCGTTGTATGGAACGTGGGTGATGCCGGTGATTTTCGGACCGAAACCGTCGGAATACTTCGACTGGCCACCGACGTTAACGGTGAACAGAGTGCGTCCGTGGAAGCTGTTCAGTGCGGCGATGATTTCGTACTTCTCGCTGCCGAAACGATCGAACGCCACGCGACGGGCCAGCTTGAACGCGGCCTCGTTGGCTTCGGCGCCGGAGTTGCAGAAGAACACGCGCTCGGCGAACGTGGCGTCGATCAGCTTGTGCGCCAGACGCAGGGCCGGCTCGTTGGTGAACACGTTGGAAACGTGCCACAACTTGTTCGCTTGCTCGGTCAAGGCACCGACCAGCGCCGGATGCGCGTGGCCCAATACGTTGACGGCGATGCCGCCGGCGAAGTCGATCAGCTCGCGGCCGCTCTGGTCCCAGACACGGGAACCGGCGCCACGCACCGGTATGAAAGCGGCAGGCGCGTAGTTGGGAACCATAACCTGGTCGAAATCGGCGCGTTCTACCGCAGCGTGCTCAACGGACATCGGAGTCTCCTGATGAGGGCCACCCGCCTGAAACTGGCGAGCGATGGGGGGATTGTAAGGACAGTTTTCAGCCCGGCCTTGTCGCCAAGCGACAACTTCTTATAGCGCAAACCCCGGATTTTCCCGGGTTTACGGCAATGCGACATATAGCGTCGCAAAGGCGCAGTTTAAACCGGCATCGCCGATTTGCGGCAGGCCGCGCAGGATATCAATTCAGCCGGTTGTCACCGGCATAAATATGTACCGCACGTTGATCGCCACTGGCTGGTTTGCTGTCAGCTCTTCCAACGCTAAAGGAATGGCACATGCAATTGCCCGAAGGACAGCAACCGGCAGCCCCGATCGACACGAGCGACGCGCAACATCCCGACGAACACTACTTGCACCTGGTAAATACCATTCCCGACTGGCTCGGCAAAGCCTCGCCCCGCGTACGCCTGGCCCTGCGCAGCAGTCAGCCCGCACTGCCGGCCTCGCTGCAGGCTGCGCCAGTCGGGCAACACCAGCAATTGCAGGCGCTTGGCGCCGCACACTGGCGCGCTCAGAGTGAGGTTGATCAACAACTCAAACACCTGCAAGACGTCAACGCCTTCGCCGAACCGCTGCTCAAAGCAGCCCTGAAAACCGCATGCGGTCTGGATCTGGATGTCAGGAAGACCTTTCTGCGCCTCTACGTTCCCGCCACGACGCCATGGTTTGCGATCAAAACCGGCGCAGCTCGCGCCTGGACGGTCTCGTTACTCGACGCGGCACTGCACAACTTCGAAGACGCCGAAACCAAAGATGACGCCTATGAGCGCGAATCCACCTTCATCACCCAACCGTCCGCCAGCGGGCAGTTCGAAACGCTGCCTGCGATCAACAGCAAGCTGAGCGTCAGCGCCTTCATCAAGCTGTGCAGAACGCTGGACATCGGCGCTCAATACCAGACTTATCTGAAAAAACATCTCGGCTTCAACGATCCGGCCGCTGCTGCGGCACTGCAACGGAAAGTGACCACGAGCCAGCAAGCGGCACTCAAAGCCGCCCTGCAATGGGCCCGCATGAGCGGCGACCTCAGCGAGAACTGCTTTCGCCTGATCAACGGCTTGCTCGATGGCGTGCAGGGCATGCGGCTCGACGGCCAGACTCTGCTGTGTCACGACGTGTCGATGATGGCGGCACCGCTGACCGGGATTCTGGTCTTCGCTCCGGATGCCTACACGCCCCGGCACATCAGCCGGGTTGTTGCCTACGTTCCGGATGACCCGGAGCACCCGATCAAGGAGTACGCTTCCTCGGCCGCCATGGAAGCCGAACTCACCCGCCAGTTGCGTACGAAAGACTATCAGCGCTTCTTCAGCCGGTTTATCGATCAGGAACGCAGCGGTTTCTTCTTTGCCGACCTGCAGCAACGCCTGGCTCGCATCAAATGGCACAAACCCGAACCTGG of the Pseudomonas sp. Seg1 genome contains:
- a CDS encoding aspartate aminotransferase family protein; translation: MSVEHAAVERADFDQVMVPNYAPAAFIPVRGAGSRVWDQSGRELIDFAGGIAVNVLGHAHPALVGALTEQANKLWHVSNVFTNEPALRLAHKLIDATFAERVFFCNSGAEANEAAFKLARRVAFDRFGSEKYEIIAALNSFHGRTLFTVNVGGQSKYSDGFGPKITGITHVPYNDLAALKAAVSDKTCAVVLEPIQGEGGVLPAELAYLQGARELCDANNALLVFDEVQTGMGRTGHLFAYQHYGVTPDILTSAKSLGGGFPIAAMLTTEALAKHLVVGTHGTTYGGNPLACAVAEAVIDVINTPEVLSGVNAKHDKFKTRLQQIGEKYGLFTQVRGLGLLIGCVLSEAWKGKAKDIFNAAEKEGLMILQAGPDVIRFAPSLVVEDADIDAGLDRFERAAAKLTQA